A single genomic interval of Dromiciops gliroides isolate mDroGli1 chromosome 1, mDroGli1.pri, whole genome shotgun sequence harbors:
- the LOC122736843 gene encoding oocyte zinc finger protein XlCOF6-like isoform X2, producing the protein MNEFKCKYQYIPPVTVHLPEEITTSKLASSSVEGFESKIASLVEMFLVEVYRCKLCQFTSSIKNKIKTHVFNIHEQDGYHPRSECQEMSTDPDENDSYSIGDEISQENKENEENLEKMSFLLPMYRMLHNMSPECCEISLDNHNDTTHTPNTCDVNTLFEEESGQFHLEEPCSMVSNALSYSPDLSESKKSKEDEEAQSEHLMSLGLCRISSMKSLGMEQKVPKLDTKQEMGRSHKRDTDKSNSSQPLKDIYSLKSGDERHLCASCDQQFMSKDALEIHDKCHNGNQGFQCLYCNFSVTEWNLMEKHLKSHKRLKRSYRCLTCEKVFMTQSAWKVHKESHQGRRSTLQHPEGKTEPAENSLACHREDSDWPKVHKHLNSTHDYNANPHPCTECEKKFCRITDLKMHMSKHKKARAFLCSLCDQTFKYRRQLSRHHKHVHQKLNIKERKKRKKAEVSLIYSGTEATARTRKNADEFTCKICNRKCSSKLALQRHMGIHAGVKPFHCQHCDYKTRLKASLMQHTRIHTGEKPFKCEICSYASIDASSLRRHFRTHTRERPYKCQLCSYSSIQKKSLDLHIRRHHTGETFGCSFCCYSSPDKQLLRKHIKKYHLNLETPLADT; encoded by the exons atgaatgaatttaaatgtaaatatcaGTACATACCACCTGTGACTGTGCATTTACCTGAGGAAATCACCACATCCAAGCTAGCTTCCTCTtctgtggagggctttgaatcCAAAATTGCAAGTCTGGTAGAAATGTTTCTTGTAGAGGTATACAGGTGTAAGCTTTGCCAGTTCACCAGCagcataaaaaacaaaatcaagacaCATGTATTTAATATTCATGAACAGGATGGATACCATCCCCGTTCTGAATGCCAAGAAATGAGTACAGATCCAGATGAAAATGATTCCTACAGTATTGGAGATGAAATAAgtcaagaaaacaaagagaacGAAGAGAATCTGGAGAAAATGTCTTTCCTGTTGCCCATGTACAGAATGCTTCATAACATGAGTCCTGAATGCTGTGAAATAAGCCTAGATAATCACAATGACACTACCCACACACCCAACACGTGTGATGTAAACACACTATTTGAAGAAGAATCTGGAcaatttcatctggaagaaccCTGTTCTATGGTATCTAATGCACTGTCCTATTCACCAGACCTTTCTGAATCTAAAAAAAGCAAGGAAGACGAGGAAGCCCAGTCTGAACATCTAATGTCCCTTGGTTTGTGCCGCATTTCTAGTATGAAATCTCTAGGCATGGAACAAAAGGTACCCAAATTAGACACAAAACAGGAAATGGGTAGAAGTCATAAAAGAGACACTGACAAAAGTAACTCATCTCAACCATTGAAAGATATTTACTCCCTAAAGAGTGGTGATGAAAGACATCTATGTGCCTCTTGTGACCAGCAGTTCATGTCCAAAGATGCCCTTGAAATACATGACAAATGCCATAATGGAAATCAAGGATTCCAGTGTCTTTACTGTAATTTCAGTGTGACTGAGTGGAATTTAATGGAGAAACACTTAAAATCTCATAAGCGGCTAAAGAGGAGCTACCGTTGCCTAACATGTGAGAAGGTTTTTATGACCCAAAGTGCCTGGAAAGTGCACAAGGAGAGTCACCAGGGGAGACGCAGCACTCTTCAGCACCCAGAAGGCAAGACAGAGCCTGCAGAAAACTCCTTGGCCTGCCATCGTGAAG ATAGCGATTGGCCTAAGGTCCACAAACATCTGAATAGTACCCATGACTATAATGCCAACCCACATCCATGTACTGAATGTGAAAAAAAGTTCTGCAGAAT AACAGATTTGAAGATGCATATGTCCAAACACAAGAAAGCCAGGGCCTTTCTTTGTTCATTATGTGACCAGACATTCAAATACAGACGTCAATTGAGCAGGCATCATAAACATGTACATCAGAAACTGAatataaaagagaggaaaaaaagaaagaaagcagaggttAGCCTCATTTATTCAGGCACAGAAGCCACAGCCAGAACCAGGAAAAATGCTGATGAATTTACCTGCAAAATTTGCAACAG GAAATGTTCCTCCAAATTGGCCTTGCAGAGACATATGGGTATACACGCTGGAGTTAAGCCCTTCCATTGCCAGCACTGTGACTATAAAACAAGACTGAAAGCTTCACTGATGCAACATACACGGATCCATACTG GTGAAAAACCTTTTAAGTGTGAAATTTGCTCTTATGCCTCAATTGATGCCAGTTCCCTGCGCAGACATTTTAGGACCCACACACGGGAAAGACCCTACAAATGCCAGCTTTGTTCATATAGTAG CATCCAGAAGAAGAGCCTGGACCTTCATATACGGCGACACCATACAGGGGAGACGTTTGGCTGTAGTTTTTGCTGCTACTCCTCTCCTGATAAGCAGCTCCTTCGGAAACATATTAAAAAATACCACCTCAATTTGGAAACTCCATTGGCTGACACTTAA
- the LOC122736843 gene encoding oocyte zinc finger protein XlCOF6-like isoform X1 has protein sequence MNEFKCKYQYIPPVTVHLPEEITTSKLASSSVEGFESKIASLVEMFLVEVYRCKLCQFTSSIKNKIKTHVFNIHEQDGYHPRSECQEMSTDPDENDSYSIGDEISQENKENEENLEKMSFLLPMYRMLHNMSPECCEISLDNHNDTTHTPNTCDVNTLFEEESGQFHLEEPCSMVSNALSYSPDLSESKKSKEDEEAQSEHLMSLGLCRISSMKSLGMEQKVPKLDTKQEMGRSHKRDTDKSNSSQPLKDIYSLKSGDERHLCASCDQQFMSKDALEIHDKCHNGNQGFQCLYCNFSVTEWNLMEKHLKSHKRLKRSYRCLTCEKVFMTQSAWKVHKESHQGRRSTLQHPEGKTEPAENSLACHREGLFKCPHCDFIDSDWPKVHKHLNSTHDYNANPHPCTECEKKFCRITDLKMHMSKHKKARAFLCSLCDQTFKYRRQLSRHHKHVHQKLNIKERKKRKKAEVSLIYSGTEATARTRKNADEFTCKICNRKCSSKLALQRHMGIHAGVKPFHCQHCDYKTRLKASLMQHTRIHTGEKPFKCEICSYASIDASSLRRHFRTHTRERPYKCQLCSYSSIQKKSLDLHIRRHHTGETFGCSFCCYSSPDKQLLRKHIKKYHLNLETPLADT, from the exons atgaatgaatttaaatgtaaatatcaGTACATACCACCTGTGACTGTGCATTTACCTGAGGAAATCACCACATCCAAGCTAGCTTCCTCTtctgtggagggctttgaatcCAAAATTGCAAGTCTGGTAGAAATGTTTCTTGTAGAGGTATACAGGTGTAAGCTTTGCCAGTTCACCAGCagcataaaaaacaaaatcaagacaCATGTATTTAATATTCATGAACAGGATGGATACCATCCCCGTTCTGAATGCCAAGAAATGAGTACAGATCCAGATGAAAATGATTCCTACAGTATTGGAGATGAAATAAgtcaagaaaacaaagagaacGAAGAGAATCTGGAGAAAATGTCTTTCCTGTTGCCCATGTACAGAATGCTTCATAACATGAGTCCTGAATGCTGTGAAATAAGCCTAGATAATCACAATGACACTACCCACACACCCAACACGTGTGATGTAAACACACTATTTGAAGAAGAATCTGGAcaatttcatctggaagaaccCTGTTCTATGGTATCTAATGCACTGTCCTATTCACCAGACCTTTCTGAATCTAAAAAAAGCAAGGAAGACGAGGAAGCCCAGTCTGAACATCTAATGTCCCTTGGTTTGTGCCGCATTTCTAGTATGAAATCTCTAGGCATGGAACAAAAGGTACCCAAATTAGACACAAAACAGGAAATGGGTAGAAGTCATAAAAGAGACACTGACAAAAGTAACTCATCTCAACCATTGAAAGATATTTACTCCCTAAAGAGTGGTGATGAAAGACATCTATGTGCCTCTTGTGACCAGCAGTTCATGTCCAAAGATGCCCTTGAAATACATGACAAATGCCATAATGGAAATCAAGGATTCCAGTGTCTTTACTGTAATTTCAGTGTGACTGAGTGGAATTTAATGGAGAAACACTTAAAATCTCATAAGCGGCTAAAGAGGAGCTACCGTTGCCTAACATGTGAGAAGGTTTTTATGACCCAAAGTGCCTGGAAAGTGCACAAGGAGAGTCACCAGGGGAGACGCAGCACTCTTCAGCACCCAGAAGGCAAGACAGAGCCTGCAGAAAACTCCTTGGCCTGCCATCGTGAAGGTTTGTTTAAGTGCCCtcactgtgattttattg ATAGCGATTGGCCTAAGGTCCACAAACATCTGAATAGTACCCATGACTATAATGCCAACCCACATCCATGTACTGAATGTGAAAAAAAGTTCTGCAGAAT AACAGATTTGAAGATGCATATGTCCAAACACAAGAAAGCCAGGGCCTTTCTTTGTTCATTATGTGACCAGACATTCAAATACAGACGTCAATTGAGCAGGCATCATAAACATGTACATCAGAAACTGAatataaaagagaggaaaaaaagaaagaaagcagaggttAGCCTCATTTATTCAGGCACAGAAGCCACAGCCAGAACCAGGAAAAATGCTGATGAATTTACCTGCAAAATTTGCAACAG GAAATGTTCCTCCAAATTGGCCTTGCAGAGACATATGGGTATACACGCTGGAGTTAAGCCCTTCCATTGCCAGCACTGTGACTATAAAACAAGACTGAAAGCTTCACTGATGCAACATACACGGATCCATACTG GTGAAAAACCTTTTAAGTGTGAAATTTGCTCTTATGCCTCAATTGATGCCAGTTCCCTGCGCAGACATTTTAGGACCCACACACGGGAAAGACCCTACAAATGCCAGCTTTGTTCATATAGTAG CATCCAGAAGAAGAGCCTGGACCTTCATATACGGCGACACCATACAGGGGAGACGTTTGGCTGTAGTTTTTGCTGCTACTCCTCTCCTGATAAGCAGCTCCTTCGGAAACATATTAAAAAATACCACCTCAATTTGGAAACTCCATTGGCTGACACTTAA
- the LOC122736843 gene encoding oocyte zinc finger protein XlCOF6-like isoform X3, translating to MNEFKCKYQYIPPVTVHLPEEITTSKLASSSVEGFESKIASLVEMFLVEVYRCKLCQFTSSIKNKIKTHVFNIHEQDGYHPRSECQEMSTDPDENDSYSIGDEISQENKENEENLEKMSFLLPMYRMLHNMSPECCEISLDNHNDTTHTPNTCDVNTLFEEESGQFHLEEPCSMVSNALSYSPDLSESKKSKEDEEAQSEHLMSLGLCRISSMKSLGMEQKVPKLDTKQEMGRSHKRDTDKSNSSQPLKDIYSLKSGDERHLCASCDQQFMSKDALEIHDKCHNGNQGFQCLYCNFSVTEWNLMEKHLKSHKRLKRSYRCLTCEKVFMTQSAWKVHKESHQGRRSTLQHPEGKTEPAENSLACHREGLFKCPHCDFIDSDWPKVHKHLNSTHDYNANPHPCTECEKKFCRITDLKMHMSKHKKARAFLCSLCDQTFKYRRQLSRHHKHVHQKLNIKERKKRKKAEVSLIYSGTEATARTRKNADEFTCKICNRKCSSKLALQRHMGIHAGVKPFHCQHCDYKTRLKASLMQHTRIHTGEKPFKCEICSYASIDASSLRRHFRTHTRERPYKCQLCSYSSCRHHSHCLP from the exons atgaatgaatttaaatgtaaatatcaGTACATACCACCTGTGACTGTGCATTTACCTGAGGAAATCACCACATCCAAGCTAGCTTCCTCTtctgtggagggctttgaatcCAAAATTGCAAGTCTGGTAGAAATGTTTCTTGTAGAGGTATACAGGTGTAAGCTTTGCCAGTTCACCAGCagcataaaaaacaaaatcaagacaCATGTATTTAATATTCATGAACAGGATGGATACCATCCCCGTTCTGAATGCCAAGAAATGAGTACAGATCCAGATGAAAATGATTCCTACAGTATTGGAGATGAAATAAgtcaagaaaacaaagagaacGAAGAGAATCTGGAGAAAATGTCTTTCCTGTTGCCCATGTACAGAATGCTTCATAACATGAGTCCTGAATGCTGTGAAATAAGCCTAGATAATCACAATGACACTACCCACACACCCAACACGTGTGATGTAAACACACTATTTGAAGAAGAATCTGGAcaatttcatctggaagaaccCTGTTCTATGGTATCTAATGCACTGTCCTATTCACCAGACCTTTCTGAATCTAAAAAAAGCAAGGAAGACGAGGAAGCCCAGTCTGAACATCTAATGTCCCTTGGTTTGTGCCGCATTTCTAGTATGAAATCTCTAGGCATGGAACAAAAGGTACCCAAATTAGACACAAAACAGGAAATGGGTAGAAGTCATAAAAGAGACACTGACAAAAGTAACTCATCTCAACCATTGAAAGATATTTACTCCCTAAAGAGTGGTGATGAAAGACATCTATGTGCCTCTTGTGACCAGCAGTTCATGTCCAAAGATGCCCTTGAAATACATGACAAATGCCATAATGGAAATCAAGGATTCCAGTGTCTTTACTGTAATTTCAGTGTGACTGAGTGGAATTTAATGGAGAAACACTTAAAATCTCATAAGCGGCTAAAGAGGAGCTACCGTTGCCTAACATGTGAGAAGGTTTTTATGACCCAAAGTGCCTGGAAAGTGCACAAGGAGAGTCACCAGGGGAGACGCAGCACTCTTCAGCACCCAGAAGGCAAGACAGAGCCTGCAGAAAACTCCTTGGCCTGCCATCGTGAAGGTTTGTTTAAGTGCCCtcactgtgattttattg ATAGCGATTGGCCTAAGGTCCACAAACATCTGAATAGTACCCATGACTATAATGCCAACCCACATCCATGTACTGAATGTGAAAAAAAGTTCTGCAGAAT AACAGATTTGAAGATGCATATGTCCAAACACAAGAAAGCCAGGGCCTTTCTTTGTTCATTATGTGACCAGACATTCAAATACAGACGTCAATTGAGCAGGCATCATAAACATGTACATCAGAAACTGAatataaaagagaggaaaaaaagaaagaaagcagaggttAGCCTCATTTATTCAGGCACAGAAGCCACAGCCAGAACCAGGAAAAATGCTGATGAATTTACCTGCAAAATTTGCAACAG GAAATGTTCCTCCAAATTGGCCTTGCAGAGACATATGGGTATACACGCTGGAGTTAAGCCCTTCCATTGCCAGCACTGTGACTATAAAACAAGACTGAAAGCTTCACTGATGCAACATACACGGATCCATACTG GTGAAAAACCTTTTAAGTGTGAAATTTGCTCTTATGCCTCAATTGATGCCAGTTCCCTGCGCAGACATTTTAGGACCCACACACGGGAAAGACCCTACAAATGCCAGCTTTGTTCATATAGTAG CTGCAGACATCATTCTCATTGCTTGCCCTAA